In Biomphalaria glabrata chromosome 11, xgBioGlab47.1, whole genome shotgun sequence, the following proteins share a genomic window:
- the LOC129921725 gene encoding allatostatin-A receptor-like: MNIENLTATENISGSWAAFINFTFNTVTVNTIAEESRNDDTRLRIIQLYVQPIVGISGMVANILTFGMLIKSGLKKPSNIIIFGLTLADCFLLISSINVVELTARFLHSKETANYFGWECSENLARFLFILNRVLTTLHYWGGFAGTSLPVIITVERFIAVFFPIKFASIVTSKRAFLAVVSVWLFWGPWACFSAFLRDFRFTVLPNGQFIGYEKNSDFFIRNAVLIVNLNRYVFNFLSSIVPVSIVTFGCILIGVRVKYSYLQRQLISSAKKTKRPSLKTTRTLVAIALIFATIHGTYFIMTCAMVDQYLNHTTFSVVFDEIKLILVYVCGSCNFFVYVLINKKFRNILMNIFCKR; the protein is encoded by the coding sequence ATGAACATCGAAAACCTAACAGCGACTGAGAACATCTCAGGAAGTTGGGCAGCATTCATCAATTTCACATTCAACACAGTCACAGTAAACACCATTGCCGAGGAGTCTAGGAATGATGATACCCGATTGAGAATCATTCAACTTTATGTGCAACCGATAGTTGGAATTTCAGGAATGGTCGCAAACATTTTGACGTTTGGTATGTTGATAAAGAGCGGTTTAAAAAAGCCATCAAACATTATTATATTTGGTCTGACATTGGCTGACTGTTTTTTGCTTATATCCTCAATTAACGTCGTTGAGTTAACAGCAAGATTTCTTCATTCTAAAGAAACTGCAAACTACTTTGGTTGGGAGTGTTCGGAAAATCTGGCAAGATTCTTGTTCATTTTAAATCGAGTGTTAACGACACTTCATTACTGGGGTGGATTTGCTGGGACTAGTTTGCCAGTTATAATCACAGTGGAAAGATTCATCGCCGTGTTTTTCCCGATAAAATTTGCAAGCATTGTTACATCTAAAAGAGCTTTTCTGGCGGTAGTTAGTGTCTGGTTGTTTTGGGGACCTTGGGCCTGTTTTTCTGCTTTTTTAAGAGACTTTAGATTCACAGTTCTCCCTAATGGACAGTTTATCGGCTACGAAAAGAATTCTGATTTCTTCATTCGTAACGCTGTGCTGATTGTAAACCTCAACAGATacgtatttaattttttaagctccATAGTTCCTGTCTCCATTGTGACTTTTGGTTGCATCCTGATCGGAGTCAGGGTCAAGTATTCCTACTTACAGCGTCAGCTGATATCTTCGGCGAAGAAAACGAAGAGGCCGTCGCTTAAAACGACGCGCACTTTAGTGGCTATCGCGTTGATCTTTGCGACCATTCACGGCACCTACTTCATCATGACATGTGCAATGGTCGATCAGTATCTCAATCATACGACCTTCAGCGTCGTGTTTGACGAAATCAAGCTGATTCTCGTCTACGTCTGCGGCTCTTGCAACTTCTTCGTCTACGTTCTGATCAACAAAAAGTTCCGCAACATTTTAATGAACATCTTCTGTAAACGTTAA